One region of Limnospira fusiformis SAG 85.79 genomic DNA includes:
- a CDS encoding pentapeptide repeat-containing protein: MTYWDKPLPHKILTPAELLQLYASGKRGFIGVDLQEVNLEGANLKELLLWQANLKSINLRRANLSNTHLFANLCKANLSDTDLSNAKLLYSDLREANLTRAKLFKTNLKGADLRGANLSYAKLAYADLTEADLRGANFSNSVLFSVTINRAHIEDVDWSKTTLVKTNLRDAL, encoded by the coding sequence ATGACTTACTGGGACAAACCATTACCCCATAAAATCCTAACCCCCGCCGAACTACTCCAGCTTTATGCTAGTGGTAAACGAGGGTTCATCGGCGTAGACCTACAAGAGGTAAACCTCGAAGGAGCCAATTTAAAAGAATTACTCCTCTGGCAGGCTAACCTCAAATCCATTAATCTCCGTCGCGCTAATCTTAGCAACACCCATCTATTTGCTAACCTCTGTAAAGCTAATTTGTCCGACACCGATTTAAGCAATGCTAAACTACTTTATTCTGACCTGAGAGAAGCAAACTTGACCAGAGCTAAATTGTTCAAAACCAATCTCAAAGGGGCAGATTTACGCGGTGCCAATTTAAGCTACGCTAAACTAGCATACGCTGACTTAACCGAAGCAGATTTACGCGGCGCAAACTTCTCTAATTCCGTTCTATTTTCAGTCACCATAAATCGCGCTCATATTGAAGATGTTGATTGGAGTAAAACTACTTTAGTTAAAACCAATCTCCGGGATGCACTATAA
- the hslO gene encoding Hsp33 family molecular chaperone HslO, translated as MADQLIRATAADGGIRAVGVITTRLTEEARKRHKLSYVATAALGRTMAGGLLLVSNMKRPESRINLQIQGDGPLGGIVVDAGLDGTVRGYVGNPEIELAPNAYDKLDVGRAVGKNGYVYVVRDVGYGYPYSSTVELVSGEIGDDLTHYLVSSEQTPSALVLGVFVDKEGVQAAGGLLLQILPKAATDLALIELLESRIGALSGFTPLLRACQTLPHIFEQLLGDLGLNILPETQLLQFHCGCSFERVLGGLKMFGQAELQDMIEKDSGAEAKCEFCGQTYHATTEDLHKLIRDLNQDHDQLSEKIGRVL; from the coding sequence ATGGCTGATCAACTTATACGTGCTACAGCGGCTGACGGCGGTATTCGCGCTGTGGGGGTAATTACCACTCGTCTAACGGAGGAAGCGAGAAAACGGCATAAACTATCCTATGTAGCCACAGCAGCCCTAGGACGGACAATGGCAGGGGGTCTGTTGCTGGTTTCTAATATGAAGCGTCCCGAGTCACGGATAAATCTTCAAATTCAAGGGGACGGACCCTTAGGAGGTATTGTAGTCGATGCGGGACTCGATGGCACTGTGCGGGGTTATGTTGGGAACCCAGAAATCGAGTTAGCGCCCAATGCTTATGACAAACTAGACGTTGGCAGGGCAGTGGGTAAAAATGGTTATGTTTATGTAGTGCGGGATGTTGGCTATGGTTATCCTTACTCCAGTACAGTTGAACTGGTGTCAGGAGAAATCGGCGACGACCTGACCCATTATCTGGTATCATCAGAACAAACCCCATCAGCCTTAGTGTTAGGGGTATTTGTGGATAAAGAAGGCGTACAGGCGGCTGGGGGGCTGTTATTACAGATCCTCCCCAAAGCTGCCACTGATTTAGCACTGATAGAGTTATTAGAATCGAGAATTGGTGCCTTATCTGGTTTTACGCCTCTGTTGCGCGCCTGTCAAACTCTCCCCCATATTTTTGAGCAATTGCTAGGAGATTTGGGGTTAAATATTCTACCGGAAACCCAATTGCTACAGTTTCATTGTGGCTGTTCTTTTGAACGAGTTTTAGGTGGTCTCAAGATGTTTGGACAAGCTGAACTACAAGATATGATTGAAAAGGATAGCGGCGCAGAGGCTAAATGTGAATTTTGTGGCCAGACTTATCACGCCACTACGGAAGATCTCCATAAGTTGATCCGAGACTTGAACCAGGATCACGATCAGTTGTCCGAAAAGATTGGCAGGGTTTTATAG
- a CDS encoding class II fructose-bisphosphate aldolase: MIDLLSILHNNCNESWDGMNKPTEFAIIEKPLSNHTLIRQLIIQANIKLILAKNIMLPKLLCSIGDFNTIIVCVELGSLSGIKAKIFLENKFKTITSITPNAGLAVITDAKINLKVLPPRTWIISSSSSLADIRKIVQTIQESKEDRVPLSRFWSNHFFKPLHIQSPNLRFYDYSYPIPNFNIKHPAMLVPIAKVAAERNTPVFCEISPQEALVDYAVNNNCKISNYKEKIKSVLLKLREDVNFVKKKTKADLILHLDHCDDPELIIYAINIGFDSIMADGSAYMLNTNIEFTKKAIFYANKINVSVEAEVGAIDVQGKRNYSKTNFDDVVRFINSVEVDYLGVNVGQVHGTDYEFNRSRSAIRDLIEIDYDHQKQDYLSFYKACNFIENLLANSGFLPSSLERKTIREIQNKIFHHDININNYLIDIINTMPISAHYWIVMLEKYWHKYKLSMYQTKNNLYDQVIGSGLKTIRGIESSQLDFNLLYDLQNFVQSKKTKLVLHGGSSICCSDLKLLKKYGVARINFGKNPFLLFIDAISVNQIDSYHFKNKLHQPIYCMRFMEEYAEEWKDWIDHPPFFLEALQEEIDSSYFSPLVDS; this comes from the coding sequence ATGATAGATCTACTTTCTATACTTCATAACAATTGTAATGAATCATGGGATGGCATGAACAAACCTACTGAATTTGCCATTATTGAAAAACCTTTAAGTAATCACACATTGATTCGTCAATTAATTATACAAGCAAACATCAAGTTAATTTTGGCAAAAAACATTATGTTGCCTAAACTTTTATGTTCTATAGGTGATTTTAATACTATTATTGTATGTGTTGAATTAGGTTCGCTGTCTGGAATAAAAGCAAAAATTTTTTTGGAAAATAAATTCAAAACCATTACATCAATTACACCTAATGCTGGACTTGCAGTTATTACAGATGCAAAAATTAATCTTAAAGTATTACCACCACGTACATGGATAATTTCTTCAAGTAGTTCACTGGCGGATATTCGCAAAATAGTTCAAACGATTCAAGAATCAAAAGAAGATAGAGTGCCATTATCCAGATTTTGGTCAAATCATTTTTTTAAACCTCTACACATCCAATCCCCAAATTTACGATTTTATGACTATTCTTATCCAATACCTAATTTTAATATAAAACATCCTGCCATGCTCGTTCCTATTGCCAAAGTAGCAGCCGAAAGAAATACACCTGTATTTTGTGAAATTTCACCACAAGAAGCACTAGTTGATTATGCTGTTAATAATAATTGTAAAATTTCTAATTATAAAGAAAAAATTAAAAGTGTTTTATTGAAATTGCGTGAGGATGTCAATTTTGTCAAGAAAAAGACTAAAGCTGATCTGATATTGCATCTAGATCACTGTGATGATCCTGAACTTATTATATATGCTATTAACATTGGTTTTGATTCAATCATGGCTGATGGATCAGCATATATGCTAAACACTAATATTGAATTTACTAAAAAAGCAATATTTTATGCAAATAAAATTAATGTTTCAGTTGAAGCTGAAGTAGGTGCAATTGATGTTCAAGGAAAGAGAAATTACTCGAAGACAAATTTTGATGATGTTGTCAGGTTTATAAATTCAGTAGAGGTTGATTATCTTGGTGTAAATGTAGGACAAGTACATGGAACTGACTATGAATTTAATCGTTCTAGGTCTGCTATTAGAGATTTAATTGAAATTGATTATGATCATCAAAAACAAGATTATTTAAGCTTTTATAAAGCCTGTAATTTTATCGAAAATTTATTAGCAAACTCTGGATTTTTGCCTTCAAGTCTTGAGCGCAAAACAATCAGAGAAATTCAAAACAAAATTTTTCATCATGATATAAACATAAATAATTATTTAATTGATATAATAAATACTATGCCTATATCTGCCCATTATTGGATTGTCATGTTAGAAAAATACTGGCATAAATATAAATTATCTATGTATCAAACCAAAAATAATTTATATGATCAAGTTATTGGTAGTGGTTTGAAGACAATAAGGGGAATAGAATCTTCGCAGCTTGATTTCAATTTATTATATGATTTGCAAAATTTTGTCCAAAGCAAAAAAACTAAATTGGTTCTACATGGAGGGAGTTCTATTTGTTGTAGTGACCTGAAGTTACTTAAGAAATATGGAGTTGCTAGAATTAATTTTGGTAAAAATCCGTTTCTTTTATTTATTGATGCTATTTCGGTAAATCAAATTGACAGTTATCATTTCAAAAATAAATTACATCAACCAATTTATTGTATGAGATTTATGGAAGAATATGCAGAAGAATGGAAAGATTGGATTGATCATCCTCCCTTTTTTTTAGAAGCTCTTCAAGAAGAAATAGACAGCAGCTATTTTTCACCTTTAGTTGATAGTTGA
- a CDS encoding ABC transporter permease, with amino-acid sequence MASIARKNLIEDIPRFLAAQAGIMFAVSLVTIQNGILNGFVQSSSMLIDRSSADIWITSEDMVHLNLTMPLALEQLTKAQNVPGVELAEPLIFQSARWRDPTGQIQAINLVGSNPDGKLFAPWNIIEGDLASLKQPYRVMVDESNLNSLRVSGVGDTVTISGLEAKIVGLTQGTQPIVNSIFVFTSLKNANAYVSVPLQTQTRCTLENGNLNCVNVFDDSGDRQTQTDISPEPRPLTLTDPITYILVKAKPNQDLQELQAALEATLPNTRAYTREEIAEKIQEYWQKRTGVGFVLSLGAVVGILVGMIVVAQILYASVADHIKEFGTLKAMGAPDRLLYSVILEQAFWMAVLGYIPGMALCLGVASWASATQGILILITPASAVGVFFLTLVMCGGSAFFAIQKVTRVDPAIVFKA; translated from the coding sequence ATGGCTTCCATTGCTCGCAAAAACCTCATCGAAGATATTCCCCGCTTCCTAGCGGCTCAGGCTGGGATTATGTTTGCGGTGAGTTTAGTTACCATTCAAAATGGCATTCTCAACGGATTTGTGCAATCCTCATCCATGCTGATTGATAGATCTAGCGCCGATATTTGGATTACCTCCGAAGACATGGTGCATCTCAATCTGACCATGCCACTAGCCCTAGAACAACTCACCAAAGCCCAAAACGTTCCCGGTGTAGAACTAGCAGAACCTCTAATTTTTCAAAGTGCGCGTTGGCGCGATCCGACTGGTCAAATTCAAGCGATTAATTTAGTCGGTTCTAACCCTGACGGGAAACTGTTTGCTCCCTGGAATATTATTGAAGGAGATTTGGCATCTCTCAAACAACCATATAGGGTAATGGTAGATGAGAGTAATTTAAACTCCCTACGGGTTAGTGGCGTGGGAGATACGGTTACTATTTCTGGCTTAGAAGCCAAGATTGTCGGATTAACTCAAGGGACTCAACCCATTGTTAATAGTATTTTCGTCTTTACTTCCCTGAAAAATGCTAACGCCTATGTTAGTGTACCTCTACAAACTCAGACCCGATGCACTTTGGAGAATGGCAATCTTAACTGTGTTAATGTTTTTGATGATTCTGGCGATCGCCAAACCCAAACGGATATTTCTCCTGAACCTAGACCCCTAACATTAACCGACCCGATTACTTATATTTTAGTGAAAGCCAAACCCAATCAAGACTTACAGGAACTACAAGCCGCATTAGAAGCTACTCTCCCCAATACACGCGCTTATACCAGAGAAGAAATCGCCGAAAAAATCCAAGAATACTGGCAAAAACGCACCGGAGTGGGTTTCGTTTTGAGTTTAGGGGCTGTGGTCGGAATTTTGGTCGGTATGATTGTGGTAGCTCAAATTCTTTATGCTTCCGTCGCTGACCATATCAAAGAATTTGGTACTCTCAAGGCTATGGGCGCTCCCGATCGCCTGCTTTATTCTGTGATTTTAGAACAGGCTTTTTGGATGGCTGTTCTCGGCTATATCCCCGGAATGGCTCTCTGTTTAGGTGTCGCCAGTTGGGCTTCTGCTACCCAAGGTATTCTGATTTTGATTACCCCGGCTTCTGCTGTAGGGGTGTTTTTCTTAACTTTAGTAATGTGTGGCGGTTCAGCTTTCTTTGCTATCCAAAAAGTCACTCGCGTAGACCCTGCGATCGTCTTTAAGGCTTAA
- a CDS encoding AAA family ATPase, whose translation MIKLLRLQNFKCFEDKSLAFQNLTLLSGLNSSGKSSILQALLLLRQSYQQDLLLDTGLALNGDLVCIGTAQDALFEGATEDFISFEIIWKNETEAKWCFKYNREVEVLEISKSPREHEAYQSNLFSDKFHYLQAERIGPRTYLEISESQVRQHRQLGSKGQYTPHFLSVYRDEIIHQTLRHPDEESMTLTNQVEAWMGEISPGTRINIKDSSDLDLVSLQYSYGLSNLYRATNVGFGISYTLPIIVAILASKPETLILLENPEAHLHPKGQAKMGELLALAASCGIQIVVETHSDHILNGIRLAVHSRKLAPGDVQLHYFERKEMRGESNIEVVSPHIDQNGRIDQWPDGFFDEWDKSLEALLEPVGEE comes from the coding sequence ATGATTAAATTATTACGGTTGCAAAATTTTAAGTGTTTTGAAGATAAATCCCTAGCCTTCCAAAATCTGACACTGTTATCTGGATTAAATAGTAGTGGCAAGTCCTCTATTTTACAAGCATTGCTATTGCTGCGCCAATCTTATCAACAAGACTTATTACTCGATACAGGTTTAGCCCTAAATGGTGATTTAGTTTGTATTGGAACAGCACAAGATGCTCTGTTTGAAGGAGCTACAGAAGATTTCATCAGTTTTGAGATTATCTGGAAAAACGAAACTGAGGCAAAATGGTGTTTTAAGTACAATCGAGAAGTAGAAGTTTTAGAAATTAGCAAATCACCAAGAGAACACGAAGCCTATCAATCCAATTTATTTAGCGATAAATTTCATTATCTTCAAGCAGAACGAATTGGTCCACGTACTTATCTAGAAATATCAGAATCTCAAGTCCGACAACATAGACAACTCGGTTCTAAAGGACAATATACACCTCATTTTTTATCTGTTTATCGAGATGAGATTATACATCAAACATTACGCCATCCTGATGAAGAATCTATGACGCTCACTAACCAAGTAGAAGCATGGATGGGAGAAATTAGTCCGGGAACCCGAATTAATATCAAAGATAGTTCGGATTTAGATTTAGTTAGTTTGCAATATTCTTACGGGTTGAGCAACCTCTACCGGGCTACAAATGTAGGGTTTGGGATTAGCTATACTTTACCGATTATTGTCGCAATTTTAGCCTCAAAACCAGAAACCTTAATCTTGCTAGAAAACCCAGAAGCGCATCTACACCCCAAAGGACAAGCCAAGATGGGAGAGTTGTTGGCTCTCGCGGCTAGTTGTGGAATTCAGATTGTCGTAGAAACTCATAGCGATCATATTTTGAATGGTATTCGTTTAGCCGTTCACAGCAGAAAACTTGCTCCGGGTGACGTGCAACTACATTATTTTGAACGGAAAGAAATGCGAGGAGAATCGAATATTGAGGTCGTCTCACCCCACATTGATCAAAATGGACGCATCGACCAGTGGCCCGATGGTTTCTTTGATGAATGGGACAAAAGTTTGGAGGCTTTATTAGAACCCGTAGGAGAAGAGTAA
- a CDS encoding YbaK/EbsC family protein yields the protein MNTPNFNVYEAIISLLDKHHANYHVLDHEPEGQSELVSQIRGNDLSQGAKAMVLMVKVSKKTSQYYLAVIPANKQIDFDAIKELCPGAKRVMFAPPEKAEKLTNCTMGAVPPFSFHPELNLVVDPLLLKNEVIVFNAGKLDKSIFLSSESYIKTVNPQIKNIVK from the coding sequence ATGAATACACCAAATTTTAATGTTTATGAAGCTATAATTTCATTACTAGATAAACATCATGCAAACTATCATGTTTTAGATCATGAACCAGAAGGACAAAGTGAACTCGTTAGTCAAATTAGGGGGAATGATTTATCACAGGGAGCTAAAGCTATGGTATTGATGGTTAAAGTAAGCAAAAAAACAAGTCAATATTATTTGGCTGTTATTCCTGCTAATAAACAAATTGACTTTGATGCAATTAAAGAACTTTGTCCTGGAGCGAAGCGTGTAATGTTTGCTCCTCCAGAAAAAGCAGAAAAATTAACAAATTGTACAATGGGTGCAGTGCCACCTTTTTCATTTCATCCAGAATTAAATCTGGTTGTAGATCCATTGCTATTGAAAAATGAAGTGATTGTGTTTAATGCAGGAAAATTAGATAAGTCAATTTTTTTATCTTCTGAATCATATATAAAAACTGTCAATCCACAAATAAAAAATATCGTTAAATAG
- a CDS encoding type II toxin-antitoxin system HicB family antitoxin — protein sequence MQKTRQLTAIIEREGDGYFSLCPELDLASQGDTVEEARSNLMEAIELFLEMADASEIERRFNNNEVFVESMEITVG from the coding sequence ATGCAAAAAACTCGACAGTTAACTGCAATTATTGAGAGAGAAGGCGACGGATATTTTTCTTTGTGTCCCGAACTCGATCTGGCGAGTCAAGGTGACACGGTGGAAGAAGCGCGATCGAATTTAATGGAAGCGATCGAACTTTTTTTGGAGATGGCTGATGCTTCGGAAATTGAACGTCGTTTCAATAATAATGAGGTTTTCGTTGAGTCGATGGAGATTACAGTTGGGTAA
- a CDS encoding NB-ARC domain-containing protein: MNVEEVLKWVDRLVFDKTGKHLSSLQQAVLTGVWDHQKYNEIADEYHCTEANVKRVAGNLWKLISEELDEKVDKKNFRATMERYYISNFSSLFNFGQSNFVSEGSINICSDPYNHPPNTQNRSQPAATTEYQRHHDLSEAPEIHPLYSRTHELDTLKQWILAEHHRIIAITGLSGIGKTSLARQLVEDIKENFDRIIWRSHRKYPNLNALKSDLIQFIDTTTPSHNSILDYLRSHRCLIILDDFQETLTPGEFVGTYRPEYDRYGQFIYEIGRSPHQSCFLVLSWEQPTEIATMETENRHGKTLYLQGFSASATEILATHNLQDTEHWIELIQLYGGNPLWLNIIAATIFDLFNGSVSQFLSYPSFFLGDIEPILNQHYLRLSSPEKLVMLGLANQNRLTEIADKLAENLSESDYLKAVQSLKRRSLIETKIENYVSVLTLTPPIKEYFKTVGVSTASFTLN, encoded by the coding sequence ATGAATGTCGAAGAAGTCCTGAAATGGGTCGATCGCTTGGTGTTTGACAAAACCGGAAAACACCTGAGCAGCCTGCAACAGGCAGTTTTAACAGGGGTCTGGGATCATCAAAAATATAATGAGATTGCGGATGAGTATCACTGCACCGAAGCGAATGTCAAGAGAGTGGCGGGTAACTTATGGAAACTGATATCAGAAGAGTTAGACGAGAAAGTTGATAAAAAAAATTTTCGTGCCACGATGGAACGCTATTACATTTCTAATTTTTCTAGTTTATTTAATTTCGGACAGAGTAATTTCGTATCAGAGGGTAGCATCAATATCTGTAGCGACCCATACAACCACCCCCCCAACACCCAAAACCGATCGCAACCTGCCGCCACCACCGAATATCAACGCCACCACGACCTCAGCGAAGCCCCAGAAATACATCCCCTCTACAGCAGAACCCACGAACTCGATACCCTCAAACAATGGATACTCGCCGAACATCATCGCATCATCGCCATTACCGGGCTGTCTGGTATCGGTAAAACCAGCCTCGCTAGACAACTCGTGGAAGACATCAAAGAAAACTTCGATCGCATTATATGGCGATCGCATCGAAAATACCCCAACCTCAACGCACTGAAAAGCGACTTAATTCAGTTTATCGACACCACTACACCTAGCCATAATTCCATCTTAGATTACTTGCGATCGCATCGTTGTTTAATCATCCTCGACGACTTCCAAGAAACCCTCACCCCCGGCGAATTTGTCGGAACTTACCGCCCAGAATATGACCGTTATGGTCAATTCATTTACGAAATAGGGCGATCGCCTCATCAAAGTTGTTTCCTTGTCCTCAGTTGGGAACAGCCTACCGAAATTGCCACCATGGAAACCGAAAACCGCCACGGAAAAACCCTGTATTTACAAGGTTTCTCAGCATCTGCAACCGAAATTTTAGCGACCCACAACCTCCAAGATACAGAACACTGGATAGAACTAATCCAGCTTTATGGCGGGAACCCCTTATGGTTAAATATAATAGCAGCCACTATTTTCGATTTATTTAACGGTAGCGTCTCCCAATTTCTATCTTATCCTAGCTTCTTTTTGGGAGATATTGAACCTATATTAAACCAACATTATCTCCGATTGTCGTCACCCGAAAAATTAGTTATGCTGGGCTTGGCTAATCAAAACCGTCTCACGGAAATTGCCGATAAACTAGCAGAAAATCTGTCCGAATCTGACTATTTAAAAGCCGTACAATCTCTGAAAAGACGCAGTTTAATTGAAACTAAAATCGAAAATTATGTCTCGGTTTTGACACTGACACCCCCGATTAAAGAATATTTTAAAACCGTGGGGGTCAGCACTGCGAGTTTTACCCTCAATTAG
- a CDS encoding DUF262 domain-containing protein: MTENNNLNTDFDDEIDIDDEVESNDEGLNEPFDPTKIRVDTRKITIDLVLKRIEYKELDLAPDFQRQAIWTNDAKSRLIESILIRIPLPAFYIDATDDDKWLVIDGLQRLTALKQFIFDQTLVLTGLQYLSELEHKKYDELPRKYQRRILETELTLSTIEPGTPPAVKYNIFRRINTGGVPLSPQEIRHALNQGKVTEMLRRLAKSHEFLKATKFSQSKKQKRMSDREFILGFMAHKIYGYTKYKNFESRDNFLVATMTIINQKISDDKLEQIEHDFTKAMIAAYDIFGDDAFRKLSNNTSRRYPVNQALFEAWSVNLSQLKDSEIETLKHKKDDVINRFKNLVDSDDEFLESISQVTNKVDIRFSRIENLIQEVLT, translated from the coding sequence ATGACAGAAAATAATAACTTGAATACAGATTTTGATGACGAGATAGATATCGATGACGAGGTAGAAAGCAACGATGAGGGACTCAATGAACCTTTTGATCCCACAAAAATTCGGGTTGACACTCGTAAAATAACCATCGATCTCGTCCTCAAACGGATTGAGTATAAAGAGCTAGATTTAGCTCCTGATTTTCAGCGTCAGGCTATCTGGACTAACGATGCAAAAAGCAGACTCATCGAGTCTATTTTAATCCGCATTCCCTTACCTGCCTTTTATATAGATGCCACTGATGATGATAAGTGGCTAGTCATTGACGGCTTACAAAGACTAACGGCCCTCAAGCAATTTATCTTTGATCAAACCTTAGTCTTAACGGGACTTCAGTATCTCAGCGAACTTGAACATAAAAAATATGATGAACTTCCCCGCAAATATCAACGTCGTATTCTGGAAACTGAATTAACCCTCTCTACTATTGAACCAGGAACACCTCCAGCCGTTAAATACAACATTTTCCGTCGAATTAATACAGGAGGAGTACCGCTATCCCCGCAAGAAATTCGTCATGCTTTAAACCAAGGTAAGGTTACAGAAATGTTAAGACGTTTGGCGAAGTCTCATGAATTTTTAAAAGCTACTAAATTCAGTCAGTCAAAAAAACAAAAACGAATGTCTGATCGGGAATTTATACTAGGTTTTATGGCTCACAAAATTTATGGTTACACCAAATATAAAAACTTTGAAAGTCGTGATAATTTTTTAGTGGCAACCATGACTATCATTAACCAGAAGATTTCTGATGATAAACTCGAACAAATTGAGCATGATTTCACCAAAGCCATGATAGCTGCCTATGATATCTTTGGGGACGATGCTTTTCGCAAGCTATCCAACAACACCTCCCGACGCTATCCAGTGAATCAAGCATTATTTGAGGCTTGGTCTGTCAATTTAAGCCAGCTTAAAGATTCAGAAATAGAAACCTTGAAACATAAAAAAGATGATGTCATAAATCGCTTTAAGAACTTAGTAGATTCTGATGATGAATTTCTGGAATCCATTTCGCAAGTCACCAACAAAGTAGATATTCGATTTAGTCGTATTGAAAACTTAATACAAGAGGTATTGACATGA
- a CDS encoding type II toxin-antitoxin system HicA family toxin: MQRREAESTITIPVPNYKELKIGTLRSIIRQSGLSRSLFEIDE; the protein is encoded by the coding sequence ATGCAACGGCGGGAAGCCGAATCAACAATAACCATTCCCGTTCCCAATTATAAAGAATTAAAAATTGGAACTTTGCGATCGATTATTCGACAGTCCGGTTTGTCTCGTTCTTTATTTGAGATTGATGAATGA
- the rlmN gene encoding 23S rRNA (adenine(2503)-C(2))-methyltransferase RlmN, with protein MIAVEPAFKPLLGTSLPELTDWVQQQGQPAYRGKQLYQWIYQKGAKSLEEITVFPKQWRSQLATIPVGRSTIHYRAVASDGTIKYLLKLSDGQIIETVGIPTHDRLTVCVSSQVGCPMACDFCATGKGGFFRNLETHEIVDQVLTVQEDFQRRVSHIVFMGMGEPLLNTQNAIAAITCLNRDIGIGQRMITLSTVGIPNRIRQLAEYQLQITLAVSLHASNQTLREQLIPSAKTYPLESLISECRDYVKLTGRRVSFEYVMLSGVNDLPSHATELASLMRGFQSHVNLIPYNPINEVDYQRPSPSQIQDFFKELEQRRVAVSVRYSRGLDADAACGQLRASQTINN; from the coding sequence ATGATCGCAGTTGAACCAGCTTTTAAACCTTTACTGGGGACATCTTTACCTGAACTGACTGATTGGGTTCAGCAACAGGGACAACCAGCTTATCGGGGAAAGCAATTATATCAGTGGATTTATCAGAAAGGGGCTAAATCCCTTGAGGAAATAACTGTGTTTCCCAAACAGTGGCGATCGCAATTAGCCACCATACCCGTTGGTCGTTCAACTATTCATTATCGCGCGGTTGCTAGTGATGGCACGATTAAGTATTTGCTGAAATTATCCGATGGTCAAATTATTGAAACTGTCGGCATTCCTACCCATGACCGCTTAACGGTTTGTGTTTCTTCTCAGGTGGGGTGTCCCATGGCTTGCGATTTTTGCGCGACCGGAAAGGGGGGGTTTTTCCGTAACTTGGAAACCCATGAAATTGTAGATCAAGTTCTCACGGTTCAGGAAGATTTCCAACGCCGTGTCAGCCATATTGTCTTTATGGGTATGGGGGAACCTTTACTTAATACTCAAAATGCGATCGCTGCTATTACCTGCTTAAATAGAGATATTGGTATCGGACAGCGAATGATTACTCTTTCCACCGTAGGCATTCCCAACCGCATCCGCCAATTAGCCGAATATCAGCTACAAATTACCCTGGCTGTTAGTTTACACGCTTCTAATCAAACTCTCCGAGAACAACTGATTCCCAGCGCCAAAACCTATCCCCTAGAATCCCTCATCTCTGAATGTCGAGATTATGTGAAATTGACCGGGCGGCGGGTAAGTTTTGAGTATGTGATGTTATCTGGAGTTAATGATTTACCTAGCCACGCCACCGAATTAGCCAGCCTTATGCGGGGCTTTCAAAGTCATGTTAATCTGATTCCCTATAACCCCATTAATGAGGTGGATTATCAGCGCCCTAGTCCCTCACAAATACAGGATTTTTTCAAGGAATTGGAACAGCGACGGGTAGCAGTCAGCGTTCGCTATTCTCGCGGTTTAGATGCTGATGCCGCCTGCGGTCAACTGCGGGCTTCTCAGACAATTAATAATTAA